One genomic segment of Erysipelotrichaceae bacterium 66202529 includes these proteins:
- a CDS encoding DUF4261 domain-containing protein, with amino-acid sequence MEDRKSISMDAFMEDFANVYYIKLLLKEPVEIRNDKILELLLQRFNNVDTVVEQNGMYSYALTDHKVTYKDEIKVPSQLLITQPIVFDKTTLSDMVLQQCWTCEDVDALLKSCQYEIMFSDFMAGGLPLRKRCEILAVFADIMMEIYPEAIAMYWPHAGKIVPRAAWISSGWSDPALHFLDGGVNVRLFNIMDSQDKVVDTTGFTALGLCDLQCHFHDLDVNFIVRYLYNFASYLYTSGKDVIRDGDTMDGRTAQERWRCQHEDALILPKRVVIDVNPGEFASGKRNEE; translated from the coding sequence ATGGAAGATAGAAAAAGTATTTCCATGGATGCCTTCATGGAGGATTTTGCAAATGTATATTATATAAAGCTGTTGTTAAAGGAGCCTGTTGAAATCCGTAATGACAAGATTCTGGAGCTGCTGCTTCAACGCTTTAACAATGTGGACACCGTCGTGGAACAAAATGGTATGTATTCCTATGCACTAACGGATCATAAGGTAACCTATAAGGATGAGATAAAGGTACCATCGCAGCTCTTGATTACGCAGCCGATTGTATTTGACAAAACGACGTTATCAGATATGGTGTTGCAGCAATGCTGGACATGTGAGGATGTGGATGCACTGCTTAAAAGCTGTCAGTATGAGATCATGTTCTCTGATTTCATGGCTGGCGGGCTTCCTTTGCGCAAGCGTTGTGAAATACTGGCAGTCTTTGCGGATATCATGATGGAAATCTATCCGGAGGCAATCGCCATGTATTGGCCTCATGCAGGGAAAATTGTTCCCAGAGCTGCATGGATAAGCAGCGGCTGGAGTGATCCGGCTCTCCATTTTCTGGATGGCGGTGTGAATGTGCGTCTGTTTAACATCATGGATAGCCAGGATAAGGTTGTGGATACCACCGGATTTACCGCACTTGGTCTCTGTGATTTGCAATGCCATTTCCATGATCTGGATGTGAATTTTATAGTCCGGTATTTGTATAATTTTGCATCCTATTTGTATACATCCGGAAAAGATGTCATACGGGATGGCGATACCATGGATGGAAGAACTGCGCAGGAACGCTGGCGCTGTCAGCATGAGGATGCCCTGATCCTGCCAAAGCGGGTTGTGATTGACGTGAATCCTGGAGAGTTTGCTTCTGGAAAGCGCAATGAAGAGTGA
- a CDS encoding TldD/PmbA family protein produces the protein MHKELWLKAAGDVGIEDLEIYEQKSRSTSIRLYEGSVDSYTISECNGISLRGMYAGNIGLCFLEQDDDSLMEYALQQVKENAEAITCKDEVEIYAGDSSYPQLNQRTCTIKEQQDEEKIQLLKDIEKQLQESDARISQVMNTSYGEVDVQISIDNTKGVHLHDEQHIAFISASVMAKDGEDTKIASDWRYLYDASDIDAFAFAQGLSQKVLAKLHGESVKSAAYPVLIDKEAMADLLQAFSGMFDGESAYKGISLLNDSMGKQIFSDIITIVDDPLMEDGYNSRSFDDEGVACRKKTLVEQGVLKNYLHNLKSAKLMNAVSTGNGFKAGYASNVGIAPSNLYIENGNASVEDMIASMKEGIIVTEITGLHAGLNAMTGEFSLQSQGWYVKDGKKLRPVNLITIAGNFLDAMKDIAMLGNDGKLNASSIGSPSILFTSLSVSGL, from the coding sequence ATGCATAAGGAGCTGTGGCTGAAGGCAGCAGGGGATGTGGGAATTGAGGATTTGGAAATCTATGAACAGAAAAGCAGATCCACCTCCATTCGTTTATATGAGGGAAGCGTTGACAGCTATACGATCAGTGAGTGCAACGGTATTTCCTTACGCGGTATGTATGCCGGCAATATAGGGCTTTGCTTTCTTGAACAGGATGATGACAGCCTGATGGAGTATGCACTGCAACAGGTAAAGGAAAACGCAGAGGCGATTACCTGTAAAGATGAAGTGGAAATATATGCAGGGGATTCTTCCTACCCGCAGCTCAACCAGCGTACCTGTACCATTAAAGAGCAGCAGGATGAGGAAAAAATTCAGCTTCTGAAGGATATTGAAAAGCAGCTGCAGGAATCGGATGCCAGAATATCCCAGGTCATGAACACCAGCTATGGTGAGGTGGATGTTCAAATTTCCATTGACAATACAAAGGGAGTTCATTTGCATGACGAACAGCATATTGCCTTTATCAGTGCTTCCGTTATGGCAAAGGATGGCGAGGATACAAAAATCGCAAGTGACTGGCGGTATCTGTATGATGCATCTGATATAGACGCCTTCGCATTTGCGCAGGGGTTAAGTCAGAAGGTGCTTGCCAAGCTGCATGGTGAAAGCGTAAAAAGTGCAGCGTACCCGGTGCTGATCGATAAAGAGGCAATGGCTGATTTATTGCAGGCATTCAGCGGTATGTTTGACGGCGAGAGTGCGTATAAGGGGATTTCTCTTTTGAATGACAGTATGGGAAAGCAGATATTCAGTGACATTATCACGATTGTGGATGATCCTCTCATGGAGGATGGCTATAATTCCAGAAGCTTTGATGATGAAGGTGTTGCCTGCAGGAAAAAAACACTGGTGGAGCAGGGGGTATTAAAAAACTATCTGCATAATCTGAAATCTGCGAAGCTGATGAACGCTGTGTCAACAGGAAACGGGTTTAAGGCAGGCTATGCCTCCAATGTGGGGATTGCGCCAAGTAATCTGTATATTGAAAACGGAAATGCCAGCGTTGAGGATATGATTGCTTCAATGAAAGAGGGCATCATCGTTACAGAAATTACCGGACTTCATGCAGGATTGAATGCGATGACTGGGGAGTTTTCTTTGCAGTCACAGGGCTGGTATGTAAAGGATGGAAAAAAGCTTCGTCCAGTGAATCTGATTACGATTGCCGGAAACTTCCTGGATGCCATGAAGGATATCGCAATGCTGGGTAATGATGGCAAGCTGAATGCAAGCTCTATCGGATCCCCGAGCATATTGTTTACATCTCTTTCTGTCAGTGGCTTATAA
- a CDS encoding ATP-binding cassette domain-containing protein, whose amino-acid sequence MKSIVLKNITHIYGKKTVLNDLTITLPVKQMVAICGPSGCGKTTLLNIIGLLERPSKGEVLYDEITLCANSSKAIKKLRYTIGFLFQNYGLSDNDTVLWNMMSAMEYVKAGKEEKKRRIARALEKVGLSGIEEQNVCQLSGGEQQRIALAKLMVKPCELILADEPTGNLDEENRDIVFSILRNLNQEGKTVIMVTHDPVLAERCDEIIWLNKN is encoded by the coding sequence ATGAAGTCAATCGTGTTAAAGAATATTACGCATATATATGGTAAGAAAACAGTTTTAAATGATTTGACAATCACATTGCCAGTCAAGCAAATGGTTGCCATATGCGGGCCAAGTGGCTGTGGGAAGACGACCCTTCTCAATATCATCGGTCTGTTGGAGCGTCCAAGCAAAGGGGAAGTGCTATATGATGAGATAACACTTTGTGCAAATAGCAGCAAAGCGATAAAGAAGCTTCGTTATACCATAGGTTTCCTGTTTCAAAATTATGGTTTATCGGATAATGATACGGTATTATGGAATATGATGAGTGCTATGGAATACGTAAAAGCTGGTAAGGAAGAAAAAAAGAGACGCATAGCACGGGCATTGGAAAAAGTCGGATTATCCGGTATTGAGGAGCAGAATGTTTGTCAGCTATCCGGGGGTGAGCAGCAGCGTATTGCATTGGCAAAGCTGATGGTGAAGCCCTGTGAGCTGATTCTAGCGGATGAGCCGACAGGGAATTTGGATGAAGAAAATCGAGATATCGTATTCTCCATCCTGCGGAATTTGAATCAGGAAGGAAAGACAGTGATTATGGTTACGCACGATCCAGTGCTTGCGGAGCGCTGTGATGAGATTATATGGCTCAATAAGAACTGA
- a CDS encoding TldD/PmbA family protein encodes MLEKNILETVLEIACSTAGDFAEIFEETNYSTRISMLNDDVESTNSGIRYGLGLRIYHGLESVYGYTNDTEEENLKQFAGKLAASLGEQKKTASKVQLQEVFYENAHPIRCIPKDTPLKEKVTLMKRASEAARAYDEHVKKAIVNYQDDEQHVAISNSEGKYIRDVRIRTRMAVSAVAEDGALRETGSCSPGGSEGMEFYETHKPEEIGKEAARIAMTMLYAEPCPSGVMPVIIDNGFGGVIFHEACGHSLEARGVAKNQSNFAGKLGQKIASECVTAVDDGTIPNAWGSANIDDEGNFTRRTVLIEKGILRSYLVDTLNGRRLHMPSTASSRRQSYQYETTSRMTNTFLLNGTDQLEDMIKETPYGLYAKTMAGGSVQPTGDFNFAVREAYLIEDGKITHPVKGATLIGNGSDTLLKIDRVAGNLKRAQGMCGSTSGSIPTDVGQPAIRVSEMTVGGSEGGKGHA; translated from the coding sequence ATGTTAGAGAAAAACATACTGGAAACCGTACTGGAAATTGCCTGCAGTACCGCAGGTGATTTTGCGGAAATCTTTGAAGAAACCAATTACAGTACGAGAATTTCCATGCTGAATGACGATGTAGAAAGTACAAACAGCGGAATCCGTTACGGCCTGGGTCTGCGGATTTATCATGGCTTGGAATCCGTATACGGATACACCAATGATACAGAAGAAGAAAATCTGAAGCAGTTCGCAGGAAAGCTTGCGGCCAGCCTTGGTGAACAGAAAAAGACAGCAAGCAAGGTGCAGCTGCAGGAGGTCTTTTATGAAAATGCGCATCCGATACGCTGTATTCCAAAGGATACGCCGCTGAAGGAGAAAGTGACGCTTATGAAGCGTGCCAGTGAAGCTGCCCGCGCTTATGATGAACACGTTAAAAAGGCGATTGTAAACTATCAGGATGATGAGCAGCACGTGGCAATATCCAATTCGGAAGGGAAATACATCCGGGATGTGCGCATTCGTACAAGAATGGCGGTATCTGCTGTCGCTGAGGATGGTGCATTGCGGGAAACGGGAAGCTGTTCTCCCGGCGGCAGTGAGGGAATGGAATTTTATGAAACGCACAAGCCCGAGGAAATCGGGAAAGAGGCAGCCCGTATTGCAATGACGATGCTGTATGCCGAACCATGTCCAAGCGGTGTCATGCCGGTCATTATCGACAACGGCTTTGGCGGAGTTATCTTCCATGAGGCCTGCGGACATTCGCTGGAAGCCCGCGGCGTAGCGAAAAATCAATCCAATTTTGCAGGAAAGCTCGGACAGAAAATCGCAAGTGAGTGTGTAACAGCGGTTGATGACGGCACAATTCCGAATGCATGGGGAAGTGCAAACATCGATGATGAGGGAAATTTTACCCGTCGTACAGTACTGATCGAAAAGGGGATTTTAAGAAGCTATTTGGTAGACACTCTGAATGGACGCCGTCTACATATGCCATCTACTGCTTCCTCAAGACGGCAATCCTATCAATATGAAACAACATCCCGAATGACGAACACCTTCCTTTTAAACGGAACGGATCAGCTGGAGGATATGATAAAGGAAACACCATACGGTCTTTATGCCAAAACGATGGCAGGCGGCAGTGTACAGCCAACCGGTGATTTTAACTTTGCAGTGCGCGAGGCATATCTGATTGAGGATGGAAAAATCACACATCCGGTAAAGGGCGCAACCCTTATCGGAAACGGTTCGGATACCTTATTGAAAATTGACCGTGTCGCAGGAAACCTGAAACGTGCCCAGGGTATGTGTGGTTCAACCAGCGGCAGTATTCCGACAGATGTTGGACAGCCGGCAATACGTGTCAGTGAAATGACAGTCGGCGGCAGTGAAGGAGGTAAGGGACATGCATAA
- a CDS encoding Stp1/IreP family PP2C-type Ser/Thr phosphatase, which translates to MSMRYYGASHVGLRRKENQDSICFLENGEHALLAVVCDGIGGGLAGDVASHLAIEHMKESFLKMKKCSSDVQVKHWLQDTIQEANDLIFTQSTRNMEQKGMGTTLVGILKCETTTYIFNVGDSRTYGLYADDFLALTEDHSYIADMLKRGELSEEEAAIHPNRNMLTNALGIWDSVRIDINKIKNDYKALLICSDGLHGYVSETIIREILESTRSVEDKVRLLIDKALLAGGYDNVSVIIVEQDGDNRE; encoded by the coding sequence ATGAGTATGCGATATTATGGAGCGAGTCATGTCGGACTTCGTAGGAAGGAAAACCAGGACAGCATCTGCTTTCTGGAAAACGGCGAGCATGCACTGCTGGCTGTTGTCTGTGACGGTATCGGCGGCGGACTTGCCGGAGATGTGGCAAGTCACTTGGCAATCGAGCATATGAAGGAAAGCTTTTTAAAAATGAAGAAATGCAGCAGTGATGTACAGGTCAAGCACTGGCTGCAGGATACCATACAGGAAGCAAATGATTTGATTTTTACACAATCCACCCGTAATATGGAACAAAAGGGGATGGGTACCACGCTGGTTGGCATCCTGAAATGTGAAACAACCACGTATATATTCAATGTCGGGGATTCCCGTACCTATGGCTTGTATGCGGATGATTTTCTGGCACTGACAGAGGATCATTCCTATATCGCGGACATGCTGAAGCGGGGAGAGCTGAGCGAGGAGGAGGCAGCGATTCATCCCAATCGCAATATGCTTACCAATGCGCTTGGTATCTGGGATTCTGTACGTATTGATATCAACAAAATTAAAAATGATTACAAGGCTCTGTTGATTTGCAGCGATGGTCTGCATGGCTATGTCAGTGAGACAATCATTCGTGAAATACTGGAAAGCACCCGCAGCGTGGAGGACAAGGTTCGTCTTTTGATCGATAAGGCACTGCTTGCCGGAGGCTATGACAATGTGAGTGTCATCATCGTAGAACAGGATGGTGATAACCGTGAATAA
- the rlmN gene encoding 23S rRNA (adenine(2503)-C(2))-methyltransferase RlmN yields MKSLYDFTYDQMGDMALEQGWKKFRAHQIFQWLYRKRAVSIDDMSDLSKDTRETLKQQFSLTPLELRDKQVASDGTTKYLFALEDGSLIESVLMQFDYGKSICVTSQVGCNMACAFCASGLTKKKRNLTSGEMVAQVLYVQRDLDTFDDRLSHIVVMGTGEPFDNYDNVMNFLSTVNHDRGLGIGARHITISTCGVVPKIYEFAKEHTQYNLAISLHAPNNELRDRLMPVNRAYPLEELMEAIQYYARENNRRLTFEYILLRGVNDQKEHVAQLARLLKGLNAYVNLIPYNAVDENGFQGVDHAHAMVFYDALMKQGVRCTIRKEHGADIDAACGQLRVKHLKKEQEGSRS; encoded by the coding sequence ATGAAAAGTTTATATGATTTTACATATGATCAGATGGGCGATATGGCTCTGGAGCAGGGCTGGAAAAAATTCCGCGCACATCAGATCTTTCAATGGCTGTACCGGAAACGTGCAGTCAGCATAGATGACATGAGTGATCTCTCCAAGGATACCAGAGAAACGCTGAAGCAGCAGTTTTCCCTGACTCCTCTTGAACTGCGTGACAAACAGGTGGCGAGTGATGGAACGACGAAATATCTGTTCGCACTGGAGGATGGCTCTTTGATAGAAAGCGTGCTGATGCAGTTTGATTATGGCAAGAGCATTTGTGTTACCTCCCAGGTAGGCTGTAATATGGCCTGTGCCTTCTGTGCCAGTGGTCTGACGAAGAAAAAAAGAAACCTGACAAGCGGGGAAATGGTTGCCCAGGTACTGTATGTACAGCGTGATCTGGATACCTTTGATGACCGCTTGAGTCATATCGTTGTGATGGGAACGGGGGAACCGTTTGACAATTACGATAATGTGATGAATTTTCTTTCAACTGTCAACCATGACCGAGGACTTGGTATCGGTGCCCGCCATATTACCATATCCACCTGTGGCGTTGTTCCGAAAATCTACGAATTTGCCAAGGAGCATACCCAGTACAATCTGGCTATCTCTCTGCATGCGCCAAACAATGAGCTGCGCGATCGTCTGATGCCGGTTAACCGCGCCTATCCGCTGGAGGAGCTGATGGAAGCCATACAGTATTATGCAAGAGAAAACAACCGCAGGCTGACCTTTGAATATATTCTTCTGCGTGGTGTCAATGATCAGAAGGAGCATGTGGCACAGCTTGCCCGCCTGTTAAAGGGTCTGAATGCCTATGTGAACCTCATTCCCTACAATGCAGTGGATGAAAATGGATTTCAGGGAGTGGATCACGCCCATGCGATGGTGTTTTATGATGCACTGATGAAGCAGGGTGTCCGCTGTACGATTCGCAAGGAGCATGGTGCGGATATTGATGCGGCCTGCGGACAGCTGCGCGTAAAGCATTTGAAAAAAGAACAGGAAGGGAGCCGGTCATGA
- a CDS encoding DUF1430 domain-containing protein: MKKILFMLVCILQILVVFCVKSAYNERDLSDIPGSFGLEKEKKSTFFEVMPNIKGYDNEQFLNDLVQISKEYNCAVERSEYNNSEYIWYLYSPYDIFKIMDINKISDNDITYDNQKRYDTEQNSLHLFNQDIRFIIRPFKDLNQRFQNLAGDYRLWYDQEEEKNAFLADISKQYSSAIQELGAFERHEFTLSAYLMENIIPMCIISFLLLGLLLIMLVNQKLKAIGILKSMGISGLRIGRILYQKLFIQIFAVSFISMVLAHIWMIGTVSRQAYEAILLLSFFWIGFLFGILLVFAITVLLILRSPVYAFIKNKNFTRRFMNLNYIYGVLSLLILMPMCTAAWQRMQQNLPTLQVLFKQRKMLDSYVYAFDYQDGFRFDGYDEASIEEDYKNKKTIQNDMYYVHLNEYEMINKAGGIFYQKGVIPVGEKLQPYAEVNLNYIKRFALRMQDGSRVKLKNKKDTVYILLPVSMKNTDVSAIETYDNQIEKLYIQDDQSNAVDFSLLDNMLETTSPLFYVVYSDDAFRLGKKVANFVYLDVNQQDILTSVHNGINLELVNSNERIQERLQLLTKELLLQGAVFIPSGMLILLIMAEYTYLYLLSFRQRIFVRRVQGTSFFRVYLRLFTELSAPFVFVIALLHEQEDWKITCVFLIVSLIASMLFVYIKDKGIRKQSREVNI, translated from the coding sequence ATGAAGAAAATTTTATTTATGCTAGTCTGCATACTGCAGATTCTTGTCGTTTTCTGCGTGAAATCAGCATACAATGAACGTGATTTATCTGATATACCGGGTTCCTTCGGACTGGAAAAAGAAAAAAAATCAACATTTTTTGAAGTAATGCCAAATATAAAGGGATATGATAATGAACAGTTTTTAAATGATCTTGTGCAAATTTCAAAAGAGTATAACTGTGCGGTGGAACGGAGTGAATATAATAATTCTGAATATATATGGTATCTATACAGTCCCTACGATATTTTCAAAATCATGGATATCAACAAAATTAGTGATAACGATATTACGTATGATAATCAAAAGCGATATGATACAGAACAAAACAGTCTGCACTTATTCAATCAGGATATTCGATTCATCATACGTCCTTTCAAAGATTTGAATCAGAGATTTCAGAATTTGGCTGGAGATTACAGGCTGTGGTATGATCAGGAAGAAGAAAAAAATGCATTTCTTGCGGATATTTCCAAGCAATATTCAAGTGCTATCCAGGAGTTAGGAGCTTTTGAAAGACATGAATTTACGTTATCAGCCTATCTTATGGAAAACATTATACCCATGTGCATAATAAGCTTTTTGCTGCTTGGGCTTCTTCTTATCATGCTGGTGAATCAGAAATTGAAAGCTATCGGAATATTAAAAAGCATGGGGATTTCAGGGTTACGAATAGGTAGAATACTGTATCAGAAGCTGTTTATTCAAATCTTTGCAGTATCATTTATCAGCATGGTCCTTGCTCATATTTGGATGATAGGTACTGTATCAAGACAGGCGTATGAGGCGATTCTTTTACTTTCCTTCTTCTGGATAGGATTTCTATTTGGTATTCTTCTCGTATTTGCAATCACCGTATTATTGATACTGCGCAGCCCTGTTTATGCATTTATTAAAAACAAAAATTTTACTAGGCGCTTTATGAATTTGAATTATATATATGGTGTTCTTTCACTCCTTATTCTCATGCCAATGTGTACGGCTGCATGGCAGCGGATGCAACAGAATCTTCCAACCCTTCAGGTACTTTTCAAGCAACGCAAAATGCTAGATTCCTATGTGTATGCGTTTGACTATCAAGACGGGTTTCGTTTTGATGGCTATGATGAAGCTTCCATTGAGGAAGACTATAAAAATAAAAAAACAATCCAAAATGATATGTATTATGTACATCTGAATGAATATGAAATGATAAACAAAGCTGGTGGAATCTTTTATCAAAAAGGTGTGATTCCCGTAGGTGAGAAACTGCAGCCATATGCGGAAGTGAATCTGAATTATATAAAACGATTTGCTCTCAGAATGCAGGACGGCAGTCGTGTGAAATTGAAAAATAAAAAGGATACCGTATATATTCTACTACCAGTATCTATGAAAAACACAGACGTCAGCGCTATTGAGACATATGATAATCAAATTGAAAAGCTGTATATTCAGGATGATCAATCAAATGCAGTAGATTTTTCCTTATTGGATAATATGCTGGAAACTACATCCCCTTTATTTTATGTTGTATACAGTGATGATGCCTTCCGTTTAGGTAAAAAGGTGGCAAATTTTGTATATCTGGATGTGAATCAACAGGATATTTTGACCTCTGTCCATAATGGAATAAATTTGGAGCTTGTTAACAGTAATGAACGTATTCAAGAGCGGTTACAGCTTCTGACAAAGGAATTGCTTCTACAAGGGGCAGTATTTATACCTTCCGGAATGTTAATTCTGCTGATTATGGCTGAGTATACGTATTTGTATCTGCTATCCTTTCGACAGCGCATTTTTGTTAGACGGGTACAGGGAACCTCCTTTTTCAGGGTTTACCTACGATTATTTACAGAGCTGAGCGCCCCTTTTGTATTTGTAATCGCATTACTTCATGAGCAGGAGGATTGGAAAATCACTTGTGTCTTTCTGATTGTTAGTTTGATTGCATCGATGCTGTTTGTATATATAAAGGATAAAGGTATACGGAAGCAAAGCAGGGAGGTGAATATCTGA